CGGTTTTGCAGTTTCAGAAAGTGGGTGGCAAACCTGAATACCCCGCTGTTTTTGTCTCAGACCAACACACCCTGCTGACCCTCTGGCAACTCAAATCACCCGAGGGGCGTGGGTTTGATCGTCACCAGCAGGTCGGGCTTCACCATTTTGCTTTGCATTTGGCCCCCGAACGATCTCTGGGTGAAATCTATGCGCTTTTGAAGGCCCGGCCGGGGGTTGAAATTGAATTTGGCCCTGAGGCGCTGGGACAAACGGGTTTACACCATATGATCTGTCGCA
The sequence above is drawn from the bacterium (Candidatus Blackallbacteria) CG13_big_fil_rev_8_21_14_2_50_49_14 genome and encodes:
- a CDS encoding glyoxalase → MTLSASQPWTQGIHHLGLTVSDLDDAVDFFTSVLQFQKVGGKPEYPAVFVSDQHTLLTLWQLKSPEGRGFDRHQQVGLHHFALHLAPERSLGEIYALLKARPGVEIEFGPEALGQTGLHHMICRIPGDLRLELVSHVL